The proteins below come from a single Deinococcus fonticola genomic window:
- a CDS encoding DUF423 domain-containing protein gives MKWNVFQMGAWLASAAVALGAFGAHGLKSRLDPAMLANFETGVRYQMYAALALMVLGTQAAQTRAPIFLLLGALVFSGSLYVLALTGVRWLGAITPLGGVLMIVGLILAGLDAGKGR, from the coding sequence ATGAAATGGAACGTGTTTCAGATGGGAGCCTGGCTGGCCTCCGCCGCCGTGGCGCTGGGGGCCTTCGGGGCACACGGCCTCAAAAGTCGGCTCGATCCCGCCATGCTGGCCAACTTCGAAACGGGCGTGCGTTACCAGATGTACGCCGCCCTGGCCCTGATGGTGCTGGGCACCCAGGCCGCACAGACCCGCGCCCCCATTTTTCTGCTGCTGGGCGCACTGGTTTTCAGCGGCTCGCTTTATGTGCTGGCCCTGACGGGGGTGCGCTGGCTGGGGGCCATTACTCCCCTGGGCGGCGTGTTGATGATCGTGGGCCTGATCCTGGCCGGGCTGGACGCCGGCAAGGGCCGCTAG